A portion of the Sulfurospirillum diekertiae genome contains these proteins:
- the larB gene encoding nickel pincer cofactor biosynthesis protein LarB → MCGQGIEKLLEAVKNGDISIHDALKKIKAEPFEELDFAKIDHHRGIRLGYPEVIYGESKTPEQIAQITQKLLDRENNILITRANEKAYEVVLGIAPEAKYNVMGRTITIEREIMTPPESYIAIIAAGTSDLYVVEEAYETARILGNHVKKVVDVGVAGIHRLFAHLDVIQNAKVVIVIAGMEGALASVIGGLVDKPVIAVPTSVGYGASFGGVAALLSMLNSCASGVSVVNIDNGFGAAYNASIINHL, encoded by the coding sequence ATGTGTGGACAAGGAATAGAAAAGCTTTTAGAAGCAGTTAAAAATGGTGATATTAGCATTCATGATGCACTTAAAAAGATCAAAGCAGAACCGTTTGAAGAGTTGGATTTTGCAAAGATAGATCATCATCGTGGCATTCGTTTGGGGTATCCGGAAGTCATCTATGGGGAGAGTAAAACACCTGAACAGATTGCTCAAATTACCCAAAAACTTCTTGATAGAGAAAATAACATTCTTATCACCCGTGCCAATGAAAAAGCCTATGAAGTTGTTCTTGGCATTGCCCCCGAAGCAAAGTACAATGTGATGGGGAGAACGATTACCATCGAGCGAGAAATCATGACGCCACCAGAGAGTTACATCGCCATTATAGCCGCAGGAACGTCAGATCTTTATGTGGTCGAAGAGGCGTATGAAACAGCGCGTATTTTAGGCAATCATGTTAAAAAGGTTGTCGATGTTGGCGTTGCGGGGATTCACCGTTTGTTTGCACACTTAGATGTCATTCAAAATGCCAAAGTGGTCATCGTTATCGCAGGAATGGAGGGTGCACTTGCAAGTGTTATCGGAGGTCTGGTCGATAAACCTGTCATCGCTGTACCAACAAGTGTTGGTTATGGTGCGAGTTTTGGAGGTGTTGCAGCGCTTCTTTCCATGCTCAACAGCTGTGCCAGTGGTGTGAGTGTTGTGAACATCGACAATGGCTTTGGAGCGGCGTATAATGCAAGTATTATTAATCATCTCTAA
- the larE gene encoding ATP-dependent sacrificial sulfur transferase LarE: MTQKYEHLKEIIASYERLIVAFSGGVDSSFLLKTAYDVLGSNALAITVSTPYIARWEINDARRVAKEIGVSHLVMEKPWIDAIRHNPENRCYLCKHALFSSLGSFATEHNFSAIAEGSNVDDTLEYRPGRVALGELGIKTPLLDAGLSKKEIRALSQKLGLSTWDKPSYACLLTRFAYDKPIAEGALMMVSEAEAYMIAQGYPQMRVRYEEGLARIEMPQNEAIRLLNDSHLNEVTEHLKSLGFLHVTLDLEGYRHGSIAESLSILEKV, from the coding sequence ATGACTCAAAAATATGAACATTTAAAAGAGATTATTGCTTCCTATGAACGTCTTATTGTGGCGTTTTCTGGAGGTGTTGATAGTAGCTTTTTACTTAAAACTGCATACGATGTTTTAGGATCTAACGCTTTGGCTATCACCGTTTCGACTCCGTATATTGCCAGATGGGAAATTAATGATGCTAGGCGAGTTGCCAAGGAGATTGGTGTTTCACATTTGGTGATGGAAAAGCCTTGGATTGATGCCATTCGCCACAATCCTGAAAACAGATGTTATCTTTGTAAGCACGCCCTATTCTCTTCTTTAGGTTCTTTTGCAACAGAACACAATTTTAGTGCCATCGCTGAGGGTAGTAACGTGGATGATACCTTGGAGTATCGCCCTGGACGTGTTGCTCTTGGAGAACTTGGTATTAAAACACCTCTTTTAGATGCAGGATTGAGTAAAAAAGAGATTCGCGCTCTTTCTCAAAAACTTGGACTGAGTACATGGGATAAGCCCTCTTATGCGTGTTTATTGACTCGGTTTGCGTATGATAAGCCTATTGCAGAAGGAGCTCTCATGATGGTAAGTGAGGCAGAAGCGTATATGATCGCGCAAGGGTATCCCCAAATGCGCGTTCGTTATGAAGAGGGTTTAGCACGTATTGAAATGCCTCAAAATGAGGCTATTCGCCTTTTGAATGATAGCCATTTAAACGAGGTAACGGAACATCTTAAATCGCTTGGATTTTTACATGTAACGTTAGATCTTGAAGGCTATCGACATGGTTCTATTGCAGAGTCATTAAGTATTTTGGAAAAGGTATGA
- the larC gene encoding nickel pincer cofactor biosynthesis protein LarC gives MRVLYYDCLSGISGDMNLGALLDVGVEEAYLRQELSKLSLDSAFELVIQKASKMGIGGTKVTVKLTPQWHIHAHHHEHHHHEHRTFKSIEAIINNSTLSPSIKERSLKMFWMVAMAEGKIHGKEPQEVGFHEVGAVDSIVDIVGAAICLEALHVKKIMASKIELGGGFVQCAHGTLPVPAPATLEILKNVPVTLGRVAFETTTPTGAAIIKANVDVYEKMPSLLIEKIGYGIGHKDFSIPNVLRVFLGEEEEAALLEEVVLETNIDDMSPEILAYVQEKLFEAGAKDVYTTAITTKKNRLGVKLSVLVSQQKEAKAMEIIFAETSSIGLRRSLVHKIMLEREMKRVGTPFGEISVKCVFLQGKMLKYKAEYEECKQAALKHNVPILKIYESVTMAMKDKKDDSKI, from the coding sequence ATGAGAGTTTTGTACTATGACTGTTTGAGTGGTATCAGTGGCGATATGAATCTTGGCGCACTTCTTGATGTGGGTGTGGAAGAAGCCTATCTTAGACAAGAACTCTCAAAACTCTCTTTGGACTCTGCCTTTGAACTCGTGATTCAAAAAGCTAGTAAAATGGGCATTGGTGGAACAAAAGTAACCGTCAAACTCACACCTCAATGGCATATACATGCACATCATCATGAACATCATCATCATGAACATCGAACATTTAAAAGCATTGAAGCGATCATTAACAACAGTACCCTTTCTCCAAGCATCAAAGAACGAAGTCTTAAAATGTTTTGGATGGTGGCAATGGCTGAGGGAAAAATCCATGGTAAAGAGCCTCAAGAAGTCGGATTTCATGAAGTGGGGGCAGTTGATTCTATCGTCGATATTGTAGGCGCTGCGATCTGTTTGGAAGCTTTACATGTAAAGAAGATTATGGCTTCAAAAATTGAGCTTGGTGGCGGGTTTGTGCAGTGCGCACATGGCACACTGCCCGTCCCTGCTCCTGCAACGCTTGAGATTTTAAAAAATGTACCAGTCACATTGGGGCGCGTGGCGTTTGAAACAACAACACCCACGGGTGCGGCTATCATTAAAGCCAATGTGGATGTTTATGAGAAGATGCCCTCTTTGCTAATTGAAAAAATAGGCTATGGCATTGGTCATAAAGATTTTTCAATTCCCAATGTATTGCGTGTTTTCTTGGGTGAAGAAGAGGAAGCGGCTCTTCTTGAAGAGGTGGTACTAGAAACCAATATTGATGATATGAGCCCTGAAATACTTGCATACGTACAAGAAAAACTTTTTGAAGCGGGTGCTAAAGATGTCTATACAACCGCTATTACCACTAAAAAAAATCGTTTGGGTGTGAAGTTAAGCGTTTTGGTTAGTCAACAAAAAGAGGCAAAAGCGATGGAAATTATTTTTGCTGAGACTTCTTCCATTGGACTGAGACGCTCACTTGTTCACAAAATTATGTTAGAGCGTGAGATGAAACGTGTTGGTACACCCTTCGGTGAAATTAGTGTGAAATGTGTTTTTTTACAGGGGAAAATGCTCAAATATAAAGCGGAATACGAAGAGTGCAAACAAGCAGCTCTCAAACATAATGTACCAATTTTAAAGATTTATGAGAGTGTAACTATGGCAATGAAAGATAAAAAAGATGACTCAAAAATATGA
- a CDS encoding Fe-S-containing hydro-lyase translates to MSKTYHLTAPLSEADVVQLKAGDIVYLTGVVYTARDAAHKKLVDLLDAGQALPFDMKGAVIYFVGPTPPKPGDPIGSAGPTTSYRMDSYSPKLINEQGLKGMIGKGKRSQEVLDACVKSKAIYFGATGGAGALLARQIKKAEVIAYPELGPEAIRRLEVVDFPLTVINDTFGADLYKMGRAQYEVFS, encoded by the coding sequence ATGAGCAAAACTTATCATTTAACAGCACCACTTAGTGAAGCAGATGTAGTACAACTTAAAGCGGGCGATATTGTTTATTTAACAGGTGTTGTCTATACAGCACGTGATGCAGCACACAAAAAATTAGTTGATCTTTTAGATGCAGGACAAGCACTTCCTTTCGATATGAAAGGTGCAGTAATTTATTTTGTTGGACCAACTCCTCCAAAACCAGGCGATCCAATCGGTAGTGCAGGTCCTACAACGTCATACAGAATGGACTCATACTCACCAAAACTTATCAATGAGCAAGGTCTTAAAGGTATGATCGGTAAAGGTAAACGTAGCCAAGAAGTTTTAGATGCATGTGTTAAATCAAAAGCCATTTATTTTGGTGCAACGGGTGGTGCGGGTGCACTTCTCGCACGTCAAATCAAAAAAGCTGAAGTGATTGCCTATCCAGAACTTGGCCCTGAAGCCATCAGAAGACTTGAAGTCGTTGATTTTCCTTTAACGGTTATTAATGATACCTTTGGTGCAGATCTTTACAAAATGGGTCGTGCACAATACGAAGTGTTCTCATAG
- a CDS encoding fumarate hydratase: protein MREIKYEEIVKSVKDMILYSATNLPKDAYKALEDAYKTEKSEVCKQVLKQILDNADIAANEARPLCQDTGLAVFFVKVGEDVKVVGGSLKKAINEGTEQGYKEGYLRASTCHWDTRANLKDEIGYNLPAVIHFDLVEGDVLDIEYAAKGGGSENVSRATVFAPAKGRKGIVEYVKQVISDAGPNPCPPLTVGVGIGGTFEKAVISSKHALFRELGSKNPDPVLESMEEELMVLLNNLGIGAMGMGGTNTVLGVHIEKNPCHIASLPVSVNVQCHSSRHMHIKL from the coding sequence ATGAGAGAAATTAAGTACGAAGAGATCGTCAAAAGTGTAAAGGATATGATCCTTTATAGTGCAACCAACTTGCCAAAAGATGCTTACAAAGCGTTGGAAGATGCATACAAAACTGAAAAAAGTGAAGTATGTAAACAAGTTCTTAAACAAATTTTGGACAATGCGGACATCGCAGCCAATGAAGCAAGACCTCTTTGCCAAGATACGGGCTTAGCCGTCTTTTTTGTCAAAGTCGGTGAAGATGTTAAGGTTGTTGGTGGTAGTTTGAAAAAAGCGATCAACGAGGGAACAGAACAAGGCTATAAAGAGGGTTACTTAAGAGCGTCTACCTGTCATTGGGATACACGTGCAAACTTAAAAGATGAAATCGGTTACAACCTTCCAGCGGTGATTCACTTTGACCTTGTTGAAGGGGATGTATTAGACATTGAATATGCTGCAAAAGGTGGCGGTTCTGAAAACGTTTCTCGTGCAACTGTCTTTGCTCCTGCAAAAGGAAGAAAAGGTATTGTTGAATACGTTAAACAAGTGATCTCTGATGCGGGTCCAAATCCTTGTCCTCCATTAACTGTCGGTGTTGGTATTGGTGGAACCTTTGAAAAAGCGGTTATCTCTTCAAAACATGCTCTCTTTAGGGAACTTGGAAGCAAAAATCCAGATCCAGTTTTGGAGTCAATGGAAGAAGAGTTAATGGTTCTTCTTAATAACTTAGGTATTGGTGCTATGGGAATGGGTGGAACAAATACAGTTCTTGGCGTTCATATTGAGAAAAACCCATGCCATATTGCGAGCTTGCCAGTGAGCGTTAACGTTCAATGCCACAGTTCACGTCACATGCATATCAAGCTATAA
- a CDS encoding DASS family sodium-coupled anion symporter produces the protein MSKKAISMLIPVLVVLVVWFIPAPEGLSVNAWHFLAIFLGVVVGLVLEPVPAALVGWIGVCLVALLGIIDPKPAEGIKWALSGFSNSIIWLIFAAFMFAAGYQRTGLGKRISLIMVKFMGKSSLGLGYAVAFADLLLAPFMPSNTARSGGTIFPIAINIPQIFNSTPENEPRKLGAYITWVAMAATCVTSSMFLTALAPNLLAIDLIAKSAKVTIEWGAWAKIMIPLMLPLFLLTPLLAYIVYPPTQKKSPEAPIWAANELKKMGAISFKEIMMLLFAVLALVLWIFGKELHIDATTAAISIVGLMVLCNVISWDDIIGNKGAWNVLVWFSTLVALAGGLAKVGILKWIGTLAESSLTGLPPMTLMISMLVVFFLLHYFFASVTAHVSALVPVFALIAVKFIAPEQLPAFLILFAGSLGIMGIITPYGTGPSPIWYGAGYISQARWWALGALFAVIYLAVLLLGVFIFV, from the coding sequence ATGTCGAAAAAAGCAATATCTATGCTGATTCCAGTATTGGTAGTGTTAGTTGTGTGGTTTATCCCTGCTCCTGAGGGATTGAGTGTTAATGCATGGCACTTTTTAGCAATTTTTCTAGGAGTTGTTGTAGGTCTTGTTCTTGAACCAGTCCCTGCTGCACTTGTTGGTTGGATTGGTGTGTGTTTAGTTGCCTTACTGGGCATTATTGATCCCAAACCTGCTGAGGGTATTAAGTGGGCACTTTCTGGCTTTTCCAACTCTATTATTTGGTTGATCTTTGCCGCATTTATGTTCGCTGCAGGTTATCAAAGAACAGGTCTTGGTAAAAGAATTTCTCTTATCATGGTTAAATTTATGGGTAAAAGTTCACTCGGTCTTGGCTATGCTGTGGCATTTGCTGACCTCCTTCTTGCTCCATTTATGCCATCAAATACCGCAAGAAGTGGTGGTACGATTTTCCCTATCGCGATCAACATCCCACAAATCTTTAACTCTACTCCCGAAAATGAGCCAAGAAAACTCGGTGCATATATTACTTGGGTAGCAATGGCTGCAACATGTGTGACAAGTTCTATGTTCTTGACGGCACTTGCTCCAAATCTTTTAGCGATTGACCTTATTGCTAAAAGTGCAAAAGTGACCATTGAATGGGGAGCATGGGCAAAAATCATGATTCCATTGATGTTACCTCTTTTCTTATTAACTCCATTGTTGGCATACATCGTATATCCTCCAACACAAAAAAAATCTCCAGAAGCACCAATTTGGGCTGCTAATGAACTTAAAAAAATGGGAGCTATCTCATTTAAAGAGATTATGATGTTGTTGTTTGCTGTGCTAGCACTCGTTCTTTGGATTTTCGGTAAAGAATTGCATATTGATGCTACAACCGCAGCGATCTCTATTGTTGGTTTAATGGTTCTTTGTAACGTAATCTCTTGGGATGATATTATTGGTAACAAAGGTGCTTGGAACGTTTTAGTATGGTTCTCCACTCTTGTTGCACTTGCCGGTGGTTTAGCAAAAGTAGGCATCCTTAAATGGATTGGTACATTAGCAGAATCTTCTCTAACAGGTCTTCCTCCAATGACATTGATGATTTCTATGCTTGTTGTATTCTTCTTGCTACACTATTTCTTTGCAAGCGTTACAGCACATGTTTCAGCGTTGGTTCCTGTTTTTGCATTGATCGCTGTTAAATTTATTGCTCCTGAGCAATTACCAGCATTTTTGATTCTTTTCGCAGGAAGTCTAGGTATTATGGGTATTATCACTCCATATGGTACAGGTCCATCTCCAATTTGGTACGGTGCTGGTTATATTTCACAAGCACGTTGGTGGGCATTGGGTGCACTCTTTGCTGTGATTTATCTTGCCGTTTTACTTCTAGGCGTATTCATTTTTGTATAA
- a CDS encoding sensor histidine kinase: MLKHPQYELTTEYMDSKKIESENYFDELLDLYRKKFRNRQYNAIIVADNYAYDFVLKYHRELFPNTPVIFCGVENFNPKELDTYLKKYVTGVIEYKDIRTNLELIYQLFPATKMVYIISDDAYSSLAIKEQIIDESNNFQDKFRVVFDNKIDFNKIDEKIDKLPKHSVILFTSFYRDMYGVYIPYHRLRSFFQRSKFPVFALNHIHLGEGIIGGYMINPYDQGALAAKKAFELINGKKIASVPIETPSSSYFFDNNILRKYGIPLSDVPSPAEVINGVESFYEKHRRFVENAFALMPLLLLLTTILVLNIIKRISLEKELLRQGKLDYVLLNNIQSAIFWKANDGKILGCNDLLCEILERDKIDIIGKNVQEIMPGFCDKIQEVPLDCPTSAEIVMKMPFKDKIIFSVRRTYYTDENNQEAGVVTILTDVTEKRRIETERKRHEQFVIQRSKQSEVGEMIASIAHQWKTPLVEISAIAQELIYKRRKKVLGEEDTQKVVDDIMTQVKYMSNTIDDFRQFIKPSSTQTAFDVREAIDTLLSVVNHNVKYNYITINIVQPSKEPLLAFGYPNEFKQCVLNIINNAKDSIVKKRERVRIQMVSLKLS, encoded by the coding sequence ATGCTTAAACATCCACAATATGAACTTACTACTGAATATATGGATAGTAAAAAGATAGAATCAGAAAATTATTTTGATGAATTACTGGATCTTTATCGAAAGAAATTTCGTAATCGTCAATATAATGCCATCATCGTTGCCGATAACTACGCCTATGATTTTGTTTTAAAATACCACCGTGAACTTTTTCCAAACACCCCCGTTATTTTTTGTGGTGTGGAGAACTTTAACCCTAAAGAATTAGATACATATCTCAAAAAATATGTAACGGGAGTTATTGAATACAAAGATATACGTACAAACCTAGAACTGATCTATCAACTCTTCCCTGCGACAAAGATGGTCTATATTATCAGTGATGATGCTTATTCTTCTCTCGCCATTAAAGAACAGATTATTGATGAATCCAATAATTTTCAAGATAAATTCCGTGTGGTCTTTGACAACAAAATTGATTTTAATAAAATTGACGAAAAAATTGACAAACTTCCTAAACATAGTGTCATTCTTTTTACCAGCTTTTACCGTGATATGTATGGGGTTTACATACCTTATCATAGACTCAGATCCTTTTTCCAACGCTCAAAATTTCCTGTTTTTGCACTGAATCATATTCACTTAGGAGAAGGTATCATTGGTGGGTACATGATCAACCCTTATGATCAAGGGGCATTGGCTGCGAAAAAAGCATTTGAGCTTATTAATGGCAAAAAGATTGCTTCAGTTCCTATTGAAACACCTTCGAGCAGTTATTTTTTTGATAATAATATTTTACGTAAATACGGTATACCCCTTAGCGATGTTCCAAGTCCTGCTGAAGTCATTAATGGTGTTGAAAGTTTTTATGAAAAACACCGTAGGTTTGTTGAAAATGCTTTTGCACTTATGCCATTACTCCTTTTACTCACCACTATTTTGGTTTTAAATATTATTAAACGTATCTCATTGGAAAAAGAGCTCTTACGTCAAGGAAAATTGGATTATGTACTTTTAAATAACATCCAAAGTGCCATTTTTTGGAAAGCGAATGATGGTAAGATTTTGGGATGTAATGATCTTCTCTGTGAAATCCTTGAGCGTGATAAAATTGATATCATTGGTAAAAATGTTCAAGAAATCATGCCTGGTTTTTGCGATAAAATTCAAGAAGTTCCCCTTGATTGTCCCACTAGTGCTGAGATTGTGATGAAAATGCCATTTAAAGACAAAATTATTTTTTCGGTTCGAAGGACATACTATACCGATGAAAACAACCAAGAAGCAGGCGTTGTCACCATTTTAACCGATGTCACAGAAAAAAGACGTATTGAAACAGAGCGAAAACGCCATGAACAGTTTGTTATCCAGCGTTCAAAACAATCCGAAGTGGGTGAAATGATCGCCAGTATTGCCCATCAGTGGAAAACGCCTCTAGTCGAAATCTCCGCTATTGCGCAAGAACTCATTTATAAACGCCGTAAAAAAGTTCTTGGGGAAGAAGATACCCAGAAAGTTGTCGATGACATTATGACGCAAGTAAAATATATGTCCAATACGATTGATGATTTTAGACAATTCATTAAGCCTTCATCCACGCAGACAGCCTTTGATGTACGTGAAGCCATCGATACCCTTTTAAGTGTTGTCAATCATAATGTAAAGTACAATTACATTACGATCAATATTGTCCAACCCTCCAAAGAGCCACTCTTAGCTTTTGGTTATCCTAATGAATTTAAACAATGTGTTTTAAACATCATTAATAATGCAAAAGATAGTATTGTGAAAAAGAGAGAGAGAGTAAGAATACAGATGGTATCATTGAAATTGAGTTAA
- a CDS encoding ATP-binding protein — translation MSDDGCGIEKSKLESIFDPFMSTKEHGDGFGLYMARLIIEDKMGGKIIAKQKENGAQICITIKKAKGAA, via the coding sequence ATCAGCGATGATGGTTGTGGTATTGAAAAAAGTAAACTTGAATCTATTTTTGACCCTTTTATGAGTACCAAAGAGCATGGAGATGGATTTGGGCTTTACATGGCACGTTTGATTATTGAAGATAAAATGGGTGGAAAAATTATTGCTAAACAAAAAGAGAATGGTGCACAAATCTGCATTACCATTAAAAAAGCCAAGGGAGCTGCATGA
- a CDS encoding response regulator transcription factor, with the protein MKILILEDNERLGNLMVEALEQKKYRIDLFKDGKIALKAIDNGYDCFILDINVPGIDGLSLLKEIRVMDASTPAIIISANVELDTIQEAYSKGCDEYLKKPFYMYELETKIEKLCKPKICLVSLPEGFSYSMEQEILLDGEGEEVKLAKKEILLLNLFTKNLNKNISFERIEQYVWGGELTTTENIRALVKRLRKKLPEDTIENQGGIGYRLHYEH; encoded by the coding sequence ATGAAAATATTGATACTTGAAGATAATGAACGACTCGGTAACCTTATGGTTGAAGCACTTGAGCAGAAAAAGTACCGTATTGACCTTTTTAAAGATGGGAAAATAGCGTTAAAGGCCATTGATAATGGCTATGACTGTTTTATTTTAGATATCAATGTCCCTGGTATTGATGGTCTGAGTCTTCTAAAAGAGATCCGTGTTATGGATGCTTCTACACCCGCTATTATCATCAGTGCCAATGTTGAGTTGGATACAATTCAAGAGGCTTACAGTAAAGGGTGCGACGAATATCTCAAAAAACCTTTTTACATGTACGAATTAGAAACTAAAATCGAAAAACTTTGCAAACCAAAAATTTGTCTCGTTTCACTTCCTGAAGGTTTTAGCTACTCTATGGAGCAAGAAATTCTTCTTGATGGAGAAGGAGAAGAGGTGAAGCTTGCCAAAAAAGAGATTTTACTGCTCAATCTTTTTACTAAAAATCTCAATAAAAATATCTCTTTCGAACGCATTGAACAGTATGTTTGGGGCGGAGAACTTACAACGACCGAAAATATAAGGGCACTCGTCAAGCGCCTTCGCAAAAAACTCCCTGAAGATACTATAGAAAATCAAGGTGGTATAGGGTATCGCCTACATTATGAACATTAA
- a CDS encoding MFS transporter, producing MNIKSFFATREQLLYLLAAAVPIAFTTWNALLNNFVVEVARFDGEKIGLLQSIREVPGLLAFSIVFVLIIFRQQTAAYLSLLLLGLGTLLTGFFPSVVGLYVTTLIMSVGFHYLETLHSSLSLQWISKDQAPSFLGKISALRSFIALFTLAILYVMMKIFDIGYIAVYVLSGGITMLLAIATWIGFEHFKDDIVQETKLFLRKKYWLFYVLTFLAGARRQIVVVFAGFLLVEKFHFTVENMLLLLIVNTILNMVCAPYAGKLIERFGETLSLKLEYISIVLIFILYGLVQSQTMAVSLYILDNLFYTIAIALKTYFQKIADPKDIAVTSGVASAINHIAAVFLPFTLGIVWIYSISAVFFYRSSHCDDCIFINIFTT from the coding sequence ATGAACATTAAATCTTTCTTTGCTACACGTGAGCAACTTCTCTATCTTTTAGCGGCTGCTGTTCCTATTGCTTTTACAACATGGAATGCTCTTTTAAATAACTTTGTGGTTGAAGTGGCTAGGTTTGATGGTGAAAAAATTGGTTTACTGCAAAGTATTCGTGAAGTTCCTGGGCTCCTAGCCTTTAGCATTGTCTTTGTTTTGATAATTTTTCGTCAACAAACAGCGGCTTACCTCTCTTTATTACTCTTAGGACTCGGAACACTTTTGACAGGTTTTTTCCCTTCAGTCGTCGGACTTTACGTTACAACGCTCATTATGTCTGTGGGATTTCACTATCTTGAAACATTACATAGTTCTCTTTCACTGCAATGGATTAGTAAAGATCAAGCGCCTTCCTTTCTTGGTAAAATCTCAGCCCTTCGATCTTTTATAGCACTCTTTACGCTGGCAATACTTTATGTCATGATGAAAATCTTTGATATAGGCTATATCGCTGTTTATGTGCTCAGCGGTGGAATCACTATGCTTTTAGCCATCGCAACATGGATCGGGTTTGAACATTTTAAAGACGATATTGTCCAAGAAACCAAGCTGTTTCTACGCAAAAAATACTGGCTTTTTTATGTACTCACTTTTCTTGCTGGAGCACGCCGTCAGATTGTGGTTGTTTTTGCAGGATTTCTTTTAGTTGAGAAGTTTCATTTTACTGTTGAAAATATGCTTTTACTTCTCATTGTCAATACGATTTTAAATATGGTCTGCGCACCTTACGCAGGAAAACTCATAGAACGCTTTGGTGAAACGCTTTCCTTAAAATTAGAATATATTTCAATTGTTCTCATTTTTATCCTATATGGTTTGGTACAATCACAAACGATGGCAGTATCGCTTTATATCTTAGATAATCTCTTTTATACCATTGCTATTGCCTTAAAAACGTATTTTCAAAAAATAGCCGATCCAAAAGATATAGCCGTCACATCAGGGGTTGCTTCGGCTATTAACCATATTGCGGCTGTTTTTCTGCCTTTTACCTTAGGAATTGTTTGGATTTATTCTATCAGTGCTGTCTTTTTTTATAGGAGCAGCCATTGCGATGATTGCATTTTTATTAACATTTTTACTACCTAA
- a CDS encoding SixA phosphatase family protein: MKKIYLIRHAKSSWKDETIDDFERPLNSRGKRDVAFMGKRLKLFDVKPDIIYTSPAKRAEKTAKELVKEMNYDKKKIKLIDTLFESSYEQYMELIHATDDHYSSIFIIAHNPTITEVGERLSGAILSNIPTCAIVCISFEMESFKEITEESGHILFFDYPKKHLKD, translated from the coding sequence ATGAAAAAAATCTATTTAATCAGACATGCCAAGTCAAGCTGGAAAGATGAAACCATAGATGATTTTGAAAGACCCCTTAATAGTAGGGGAAAACGCGATGTTGCGTTTATGGGAAAGCGTCTTAAACTGTTTGATGTGAAGCCCGACATTATCTATACTAGCCCTGCGAAAAGAGCTGAAAAAACAGCTAAAGAGCTTGTGAAAGAGATGAATTACGATAAAAAGAAAATAAAACTTATCGATACTCTTTTTGAGAGTTCATATGAGCAGTATATGGAGCTTATCCATGCTACAGACGATCACTATAGTTCGATATTTATTATTGCACACAACCCAACCATCACCGAAGTGGGTGAGCGTTTAAGTGGTGCTATTTTAAGTAATATTCCTACCTGTGCCATCGTTTGTATTAGTTTTGAGATGGAGAGCTTTAAAGAAATTACCGAAGAGAGCGGACACATTCTCTTTTTTGATTATCCCAAAAAGCACCTCAAAGATTAA